ttttttattattagcaaGCACTGCTCAGAATTAAGGAGTAAATgctgattttttatttgaaaataaaacttcagGTATGACTTAACACCTTTCGAAAACGATTAAATTGTGGTACAAATTTCTTTGAAACCTTTCTACTTTGTCTgagattataaatttaaaaataatgtcagtccattaaggataaaaaattacaaacatactATATAAATACCTCAACACCAGTTCAAGTACAATGTTAGTAGGATTATAGGGGAGGTCAACCTATTCTTACTTAGTGACAAATGTACCTGCGTGGAAGGATCATAGTACATTTTACATAAGatacgaaaattataaaaatattaataatttatatttatatcattttattattttaattattttattatcgtaTATCAGAGTTCTATtcatatatgtaaattattatcacttccatagtgatataattgtttacttttgtttcaattgacatacctgaactaaagatttttataatttatattgtgttagaatcataaacgtttattagtggacattctattaaataacgttgtaatttaatttattcctttcaggtatgtttttgtttgtaaatttagtgtaattcctttatataattttgtcaatatattcctttcaggattaaatacaatctcgttatttattcaataaattaataacttacaaattaaattacaatcatttaagatggaaaaattgtttgtccACTTAATAAGAAGAAgcgatgaatattttgaattagctgGACTATCCGAAGATAAGCGGTTATGGTTTAGCTTACcagatgaacataaaaatttatatgaacataAGGTATTATCATCAAAAACCACCATTAAAAGTGCAATTGCTGCTATTAAACCGATTAATGGTTTCCGAAAAATTGGCATTAAATTAGATgaggatttgaaaaaagaatattttgatgaagatGGAAACCTTAGCTACAAAAACTATCCGTTACAGGAATCTGTAGTTTTTTTTGATGTGAGTGAAAAACtccaagaagaaaattttttaattaaaagaatcaaggaattagaattaaaattaaatgacaaagatgagataaaattgcaaaatatagaaaagaagTTTGTTCTTGATAAATATGACAAAACACAAAACCCTTCTGAGtggttttctaaatttgaaagtgaatgtgaccgaaataaaataaaaagtggtacCCAGATGATTGAAGCTTTACGATTTTTTGTCGCTGGATCGGCCAAACACTGGTAtgaaggaaatttgaaaaaatttggtctAACTAATTGGTCTGAATggcgaaattcatttttttccatttttattgacaaaggtTGGACAGCTGTCAGAAAAGCATATACCTATAAATACTTAGGCGGCTCATTGATCGATTAcgctttaacaaaagaaaatttatgtttagaagTAGAAAGTGATAGTACTATGAGTTCCAGAATAAACTTGATTGTAATGGGTTTACCATCTCAAGTTCAAGATGAGCTAGATCGCGAAGACAttaacactataaaaaaattatacaatgaacTCCGAAAGCTAGATGGtcaatataataaacgttcgaaagaaaataaaccatATGATAATcggcatgaaaaaacaaaattaggagaatcgactaaaaagaaacaaattgatatacCCTTGAAAAAACCATGCTACATGTGTGAAGCTCTTGGTtggaaaaatcgatttcatcCCTCTAACGAATGCCGAAATAAAATACTGTACGCTCAGAAAAAAgaatctaatttaattgaaacgaaatctgattcagaaaatgaggctgaaatgatgaaaatagaAATTGACCGAAATTCTTTAAACTAGAGAGCCCGGATAATTTGATTCCATTAATTCATGTAAACGtaattattgatgataaaatgaaaataaaagcagtGTATGACTCAGGATCTAACGTGAGTCTAATTAATCAAAGAGTTGtagatgtattaaaaacaagtttgttaAAGCATAACACTGCATTCAAGACAATTAATGGTTTCAATTTTAGTTCGGCCCGGGCAAacataaagcttaaaattggaaatattacaaacaatttgaatacttttgtagttaaaaattcagaattttcttatGACCTGTTACTAGGTTTagatgctattaaaaaatttaaactaattcaagacgagaatttaaacatataccaaaaacctaaaaatgatgagatgctccaaataagaagtaatcaaaatcagaagaaatcttgtgaaatttctaacaaaataattacaaatgaaaataaagaagataaagaaaatgtaaagaaagaagataatatagatgtaaagaaagaagataataaagatgtcaataaagaagataatagagatgtaaagagagaagataatagagatgtaaagaaagaagataataaagatgttaaaaattttaataaagaaggtaaaatcaatgaaaatgaaaaagaagagaaaaacactgaaaatattagaatttaccATCAAGAAGAAactaatgaaaatcagttcaaaccTAAATTAGATCACATAGatggatatgaaaaaaaagtagaacttttaaatattattgaaaatcacaagaaaatttttgccaaaaataaatttgatgtcggTAAAGTAAAGTCTAGAGAGGCCGAAATAAAGTTAATGAGAGATGAATATGTTACGGCCCGCCCTTATAAATGTTCTATACCAGATGAACGTGAAATCAAAGATCAAGTACAGAAGTTACTAGCATCCGATCTAATAGAGGAATCTGATTCACCGTTCGCATCACCGGTAACACtcgcatataaaaaagaagatggaagaaaatcaaggctttgcatcgattttagaaacttaaataaaataactatcccAGAGTGCTACCCATTTCcaacaataaatgatataacgGAAAAAGTTTCGAAATGTAAATACTTTACTGTTGTTGATATAAACTCCGCTTTTTGGTGTATTAGGTTAAAAGAAAAGGACCGTGAGAAAACTTCTTTCGTTACAAAGTACGGgaaatttatgttcaaagtaTTACCTTTTGGATTGAAAAATGCTCCTGCAATCTTTCAACGcatactttcaaatattataagacgAAATAACCTAGATGAGTTTTGCGTCAACTACATGGATGACTGTCTTATTTTCTCACGCAATTGGAAAGATCACATGCAACATATCTCAAGATTTCTTGAAGTAATAGGAGAAGaaggatttaaattaaagctcgaaaagtgtaaatttgcagcccaatcggttaagtatcttggccattacattgaagaaaataaaatatcaccagcacaagaaaatttaaaggcaataaaaaatttgaaaagacctACAGATAAATCTGGGGTTCGAAGTGTTCTAGgaacaataaattactttataaaatatatcgatcATAGTGCTCAAAAATTTGAGCCCCTTCACAGATTgctgaaaaaaaatactgaatttatttgGACGGAAGAATGTGAACGCAGCTTCTCCATGATCAAAGAATATCTGTGTTCCCgtccaattttatcaatttatgatgTCGAAAAAGATGTTTACATTGACACAGACGCTAGTCAAAAAGGACTTGGAGCGACTTTGAGGCAACCACAGTCAGATGGTCTATTACACCCTGTagcttatttttctagaaaactgtcagaaagagaaaagaaaatggaaacGATTCATTTAGAATGCAAGGCGATAAAAGAAGCCATTAAATACTGGAAATACTATCTTATTGGACGAAAGTTTTTCGTTTGTAGTGACCATAAAccattggaaaatttaagaacaaagtCACGAACTGATGAGATTCTTGGCGATCTGGTCCACTACTTGTCACAATTTAATTTccagataatatataaaaaaggaaaagaaaatattatcgctGATTTACTATCACGGCAACcagttttagaatatttcgaaaatgaagaTGTCATTCAAGTGgtcaatttaatagaattgtcTGAAATAAAGAGGGatcaatatgaaaatcaaaGAGAACTTACAACTGCAAAGGGAACTGAGCGTAGACacgatattatatttaagatgTTAAAAGGAAGAAAGCGGATTTTTGTATCGGAAAAGTTAGGccttgaaataattaacaagttGCACAATCACTATGGTCACATTGGTGTTGCACAAATGAGAAACAAAATACGACAACactactatttcaaaaatttagataaacttATCATTGACTTTTGTAAAGGCTGTGTGACATGTAGGCAAAGTAAAACTCGCCGAGGAAGATTGATTGGAAAATTGTCAAGAATTGGACCTGCAACAGAACCCTATGAAATATTGTCCATAGATACAGTGGGTGGTTTTGCCGGAAATAAgtctataaagaaatttatgcaCATACTAGTGGATCATTTTAGCAGGTATGCTTGGATTTCTACTACAAAAAGCCAATGcgcaaaagattttataaatcttatacatccgatcgctaaaaataataaaataaagttgattCTTGCCGATCAATATACTGGACTAAATTCCGTAgaactcaaaaattacctaaatagaAGAGGTATCCAACTTGTTTTTACAAGCATAGATTGTGCAAGTTCAAATGGTCTCAACGAACGTTTAAATCAAACTCTAGTTAATAGAATTAggtgtaaaattattgatggaGATAAACGAGCATGGCCTACGATTGCTGCTGAATgtgttgaaaattataactCAACGATTCATAGCTCTACTAACTATGAGCCACAATATCTGCTCCTAGGCAAGAAATCAAACATTTCGCCAATATATGAACCACCtagtgatttagctgaagaccgCCAGCAAGCTTTCATTAATTCATCCAaaagttttatggaaaataaaaaaagagttgacaaaaatcgaacaacttttcaatttgaaattggagATCTTGTGTACGTAGAGAATGGGAACAAATTAAATCGCAATAAAATGGACAAAGTTCGCCTTgggccttttaaaatattaagccgGATTTCATCTTCGTTTTATGAAGTTGATTGTGGCAAGAAAAGAagtgaatcaaattattttcatagcagTAAGCTGTCACCTTTTACTTCGCAAAAAATGACTTCGGGGGGGAaggtgtaaattattatcacttccatagtgatataattgtttacttttgtttcaattgacatacctgaactaaagatttttataatttatattgtgttagaatcataaacgtttattagtggacattctattaaataacgttgtaatttaatttattcctttcaggtatgtttttgtttgtaaatttagtgtaattcctttatataattttgtcaatatattcctttcaggattaaatacaatctcgttatttattcaataaattaataacttacataTATCGTTCTAAAAacagtttaattaataagtccATGGGCAATAAACgcttcttaattttttaacaattaaaacaataaaactttaattaataatttagcccttgatatttgataaaatagttaaaatttaataaaacttttgaaaaatttttgcctCTTATCATTTGAGGGTCGGTCAGTAATGTGTATTAGGATCATAAAATAAGCaagtaattcaataaaattaagtgAACTATACTGTACTATTGGCTTAGATACAAATTTGCCAATTCCTCGAAAGAGTTGATATCATTTGGCCATGTTTATCAGTGTACAATAGGGGATagtcctgatgtcgaattggccatattacccataaaaatgtaaaactagacttgataccatgacaaaa
The Chrysoperla carnea chromosome 4, inChrCarn1.1, whole genome shotgun sequence genome window above contains:
- the LOC123298284 gene encoding uncharacterized protein LOC123298284 → MEKLFVHLIRRSDEYFELAGLSEDKRLWFSLPDEHKNLYEHKVLSSKTTIKSAIAAIKPINGFRKIGIKLDEDLKKEYFDEDGNLSYKNYPLQESVVFFDVSEKLQEENFLIKRIKELELKLNDKDEIKLQNIEKKFVLDKYDKTQNPSEWFSKFESECDRNKIKSGTQMIEALRFFVAGSAKHWYEGNLKKFGLTNWSEWRNSFFSIFIDKGWTAVRKAYTYKYLGGSLIDYALTKENLCLEVESDSTMSSRINLIVMGLPSQVQDELDREDINTIKKLYNELRKLDGQYNKRSKENKPYDNRHEKTKLGESTKKKQIDIPLKKPCYMCEALGWKNRFHPSNECRNKILYAQKKESNLIETKSDSENEAEMMKIEIDRNSLN